Part of the Pseudarthrobacter sp. L1SW genome, GGCAGCTTCGCCGCGGCGGCGGTTACGGGTACGCGGCTGGCGGCGCTCGGTGGCTCCTTCAGTTGCCTCGGCAGCCTCGGCAGGAGCTTCCGCCGGCGCTGCGGTGCCGGTGGCGGCAACGGCGGCCTCGGCAGCAGCGGGCTCCGCGGCGGCCGGAGCCACCACGCCGTCGCTCACTGCGCGGCGGCTGCGGCCGCGGCGTGCACGGGTGCCGTCGGCGGGCGCTTCCGTGGTTTCAGCCGGAGCGGCAGCAGCCGGGGCGGAGACGGCCGGCGCGGCAATGCTCTCGGCACGCTTCTCGGTTGCCTTGGCAGGCGCCTTGGCAAGTGGGGTGCCGGCGCGGTGGGCGGAGATGGCGGAAACCAGGTCCCCCTTGCGCATCCGGGAACCGCCGGAAATGCCGAGCTGGCTGGCAAGTGCCTGCAGCTGGGCGAGCTTAAGGCCTGCGAGGCCGCTGCTCTTGGCGGGTGCGGCCGGTGATTCGGCAGCAGAAGATGATAGTTCCACAGCTGGCGACAGCTCAGTGGTTTCGGTCACGAAGGATCCTTCCCCCTCGACGGCGTCCAGACGAGGAGCTGGACGCGATGATTTGATCTGGGCTGCAGTTCAGATCTGCAGCCGGATTTTTCGGCCTTGCCGGTTGGAGATCGGCCAGCAGGGCCGGATACTGATTCACCTTCCACTCCGCCCGTGGCGGAGGGATGGACTGACGCTTCAGGGGCAGCTTAATGACTGCAGATTCCTGCGACAGACCAAGCAGGCGGCACCGGAATAGATTGCGCAGTAGGAGATCAAATCGCAAATGAATGCTGGAGGAGATCAGATAGGCGGAATTACCGCCGGTGCATCTCCACCTTAGCACCTTCAACGTCCACTGCCAGCTTCAGAACACGCCATGCAATATCCGGCGTGTTGGCTGCGATGAAGTCCTCGATGAAGGCCACCACGGCCGCGGCGTCGGCTTCTCCGTCGGCCAGGACCAGCACGGTGGGGCCCGCACCCGATACGACGGCGGCGTACCCGGCCGTTCGGAGCGCCGCGATCAGCGCTGCGCTGGGGCGCATCGCCTCCGCCCGGTAGCTCTGGTGCAGGTAGTCCTCGGTGCCTGCCAGCAGGAATTCGGGCTTTGCCGTCAGCGCGTGGATCAGCAGTGCGGCACGGCCCGCGTTCATAGCTGCCGCATGGTGGCCCACCGATGCCGGCAGGAGAGCCCGGGCCGCCTCCGTGGACAGTTCGAAGTCCGGGACCGCCACAACCGGGATGACCGAATCCGCCACTGTTGCCCGCGTGCTGCTGTACTGGTCATTGTTCTGCCAGGACAGCGCCAGTCCGCCGAAAATGGCGGGTGCGACGTTGTCCGGATGTCCCTCCATCTCGGAGGTGAGCTGAAGGATCCAATCCTTGCCGCGGCGGGCAGCCTCTGGAACCAGGGCATTGGCTGCGGTCACGGCAGCTACCACTGCCGACGCAGAGGACCCAAGCCCCCGCCCGTGCGGATTGACGTTGTCCGCCGTGATCCGAAGCCCCTCATGCCGGAAGCCCAGGCGGTGCAGGGCTTCGGTGAGGGCGCGGACCACCAGGTGGCTGGCGTCACGGGGAAGCGTTTCAGCCCCCTCACCGCTGAGGTCGAACTGAAGCTCACCGCTGCCCAGGGTTTCCACCGTCAGGGTGTCGTGCAGCGACAGCGCAAGCCCCAGGCTGTCATAGCCCGGGCCCAGGTTCGCGCTGGTGGCGGGCACGCGGACGGTCACCAGCTGGCCAGCCGGAACTGCCGGCGCAGCGGCCGCGGACTCGGCAGGGACGGTGAGGGTGGTTTCCACGGTTACTTGTCTTCCAGTCCCAGTTCGGCGGCAACCGTCACGACGTCATTGGGCACCTTGACAGGCTGCACATCGCTGCCGTCCTCGGTGCGCAGGGCCCACTGGGGATCCTTGAGGCCGTGGCCAGTCACGGTGATGACGATGGTCTTGCCTGACGGAACTTCACCCGCGGCGTGCTTCTTCAGCAGCCCGGCCACGCCGGCGGCGGATCCCGGCTCCACGAAAACGCCCTCACGTGCGGACAGCCAGCGGTGCGCGTTCAGGATTTCCTCATCCGTAACCGCATCAATCAGTCCACCGGATTCGTCACGGGCGCCGATGGCACCGTCCCAGGAGGCGGGATTGCCGATCCGGATGGCCGTGGCGATGGTGTCCGGTTCGGTGATGGGGTGGCCGGCAACAAACGGCGCGGCCCCCGCAGCCTGGAAGCCCCACATCACGGGGGTCTTGGTGGAGACGGCGGGAAGGGTGCCGGCCGTCTCGGACTCGAACGGAGCGGAGTACTCCTTGTAGCCCTTCCAGTAGGCGGTGATGTTCCCTGCATTGCCGACCGGCAGGACGTGGATGTCCGGTGCGTCGCCCAAAGCGTCGACGATTTCGAACGCGCCGGTCTTCTGGCCCTGGATGCGGGCGGGGTTGACCGAGTTCACCAGGAACACCGGGTAGGACTCCCCCAGCTTCCGGGCGATGTCCAGGCAGTTGTCGAAATTGCCGTCCACCTGCAACAGCGTGGCGCCGTGGGCGATAGCCTGGCTGAGCTTGCCCATGGAGATCTTGCCTTCCGGCACCAGCACGGCGCACTTCAGGCCGGCGGCGGTGGCGTAGGCAGCAGCAGAGGCGGAGGTGTTGCCGGTGGAGGCGCAGACCACGGCCTTCGCCCCGGAGGCGACGGCGGCGGTCATGGCCATGGTCATGCCGCGGTCCTTGAACGAACCGGTGGGGTTCATGCCCTCCACCTTCAGGTACACCTCGGAACCGGTGAGCTCCGAGAGCTTCTGCGCGTGCACCAGGGGGGTGCCGCCTTCGCCCAGGGTGATGACCTTGGTGGATTCCGTCACGGGCAGACGGTCAGCGTATTCGCGGATGACGCCGCGCCATTGGTGAGCCACTTAGACTCCTTCTACCCGCAGAACGGATGTAACTGAATTGATGACGTCCAGGCCTTTGACGGCCTCGACGGTGGCCGCAAGGGCAGCCTCTGACGCGCGGTGGGTGACGATCCGCAGTTCGGCCGATTCCGTGTTGGATTCGGCGTCCTTGTGGATGGTTTGCCGCATGATCTCGATGGACACGCCGTGCTCTGCGAAGAGCTGCGCAATGCGGGCCAGGACGCCGGGCTGGTCGGCGACGTCGAGGCCGATGTAGTAGCTGGTAGTGGCTGCATCGATGGGCAGGGCCGGAACGTGGCCGGTAGTGGTCTCGGTACGCTGCGGTCCGCCCAGCACCAGGCGGCGGGCTGCGGAGACAAGGTCGCCCAGTACGGCAGACGCCGTCGGCGTGCCGCCGGCACCCTGGCCGTAGAACATCAGTTCACCGGCGTTTTCCGCCTCAATGAACACGGCGTTGAACGCGCCGCGGACGGCGGCCAGCGGGTGTTCGCGCGGCAGGAGCGTGGGGTGCACGCGGACGGACACGCCCTCGTTGCCATCGGCGTCAGTGAGTTTCTCGGCGATGGCCAGCAGCTTGATGACGAAGCCGGCGTCCTTGGCCGCGGCGATGTCAGCGGCGGTGACGGACGTAATGCCTTCGCAGTGGACGTTCTCAAGGGCAAACCGGGTGTGGAAGGACAGCGTGGCCAGGATCGCGGCCTTGGCAGCGGCGTCGTGGCCTTCGACGTCGGCGGTGGGGTCCGCTTCCGCGTAGCCGAGGCGCTGGGCCTCTGCCAGGGCATCGGCGAACTGGGCGCCGGTGGAGTCCATCTGGTCCAGGATGAAGTTCGTGGTGCCGTTGACGATGCCCAGCACCCTGGTGATCCGGTCACCGGAAAGGCTGTCGCGGATGGGCCGGAGGATGGGGATGGCCCCGGCCACGGCTGCTTCGTAGGAGAGCTGGACCCCTGCCTTGTCCGCCTCTTCGTAGAGGGTGGGGCCGTCCTGGGCCAGCAGGGCCTTGTTGCCGGTGACAACGCAGGCGCCGTTCCGCAGCGCGGAGAGGATCAACGTCCGGGCGGGCTCAATGCCGCCCATGAGCTCGATGACCAGGTCTGCGTCCTTGACCAGCGTCTCGGCGTCGGTGGTGAAAAGCTCCTGCGGCAGGTCCACGTCGCGGGGGGCGTTGACGTTGCGCACGGCGATGCCGCTGAGCTGCAGGCGGGCGCCGGTGCGGGCGGCAAGGGCGTCGGCGTCCTCAATGAGGATCCGCGCAACCTGGGCCCCAACGTTGCCGCAGCCCAGCAGGGCTACTTTCAGGGTTCGCAATTCCGTCATTCAGGCTCCCATGTCGCGGTTCAGCAAATCTTCTTCGGTTTCCCCGCGGACAATCAGCCGGGCAGATCCGTCGCGCACCGCGACAACGCCCGGCCGGGCCAGATAGTTGTAGTTGCTTGACAGGGCCCAGCAGTAGGCGCCGGTCCCCGGTACAGCAAGCAGATCACCGGCTGCCACGTCCTCGGGCAGATATACATCTCTAACAACTATGTCGCCGCTCTCGCAATGTTTGCCCACCACGCGGGACAGCTGCGGAGCCGCCGCGGACGTGCGTGAGGCCAGAATTGCGGAGTAATCGGCGTCGTAGAGCACGGGGCGGGCGTTGTCGCTCATGCCGCCGTCCACTGAAACATACCGGCGCGGATACGTAACGTTGTTGCCTCCGTCACTGGCTCCGGACGGGGCCGGTGCGTCCACCCGAACGGTTTTGATCGTCCCCACCTCGTAAAGGGTGAACGTGGTGCTGCCCACGATGGCGCGTCCCGGTTCGATGGAGATGCGGGGCGGGTCGATGCCGAGCTCTGCGCAGGTGGAACGGACGACGGCGGCCATCGCCTCCGCGATCTCGGCTGCGGGGCGGGGGGTGTCCACCGGGGTGTAGGCGATGCCGTAGCCGCCGCCGAGGTCCAGCTCCGGAAGGACGATGGAGTATTTCTCCTGCATGGCGGCGAGGAAGCGGAGGAGCTTCTCGGCGGCCATCGCGAAGCCGTCCGGCTCGAAGATCTGGGAACCGATGTGGCAGTGCAGGCCCAGCAGTTCAATGCCCGGGTGCGCGGCGGCGGCAGCCACTGCTTCTTCGGCAGCGGACAGCCCGGCCTGTTCGGTGGTGTCCGCGGCCATGGAGAGGCCGAACTTCTGGTCCTCGTGGGCCGTGGCAATGAATTCGTGGGTGTGCGCATGGACACCCGGCGTCAGCCGGAGCATGACGTTGGCCTTTTCCCCCCGGTGTTCGGCGATGGCGCCCACCCTGATCAGTTCGCTGAGGCTGTCCACCACGATCCGGCCAAGTTTCATGTCCAGCGCACGGTGGATCTCGCCGTCGGACTTGTTGTTGCCGTGCAGGGCAACGTCGGCGCCGGGAATCCCGGCCTTTGCCGCGACGGCGAGCTCTCCGCCGGAGGCCGTGTCCAGCCGCAGCCCCTCTTCTTCGACCCAGCGCACCACAGCGGTGCACAGGAACGATTTGCCGGCGTAGTAGACGTCCACTCCCCCGCAGATGTCAGCGAACGCATTGTTGAAGGCATCGCTGAACGCGCGGGCCCGCGCCCGGAAATCGTTCTCGCTCATGACGAACAGCGGGGTGCCGTACTTCCGCTGGAGCTCACTGACCGGGATCCCGTCCACGGTGAGTTCGCCGTCGTCGTTGCGCTCCACGCCTTTGGCCCACATGGGTTCCTGCAGGGCATTCAGGTCGGCAGGAACCGAAAGCCAGGCAGGGGCAAGCGGGGAACCGGCGGTGGTGTCCTGTGCAGTCATGGAAATCACATCCGTTCCGGCGCGGAAACGCCAAGCAGGTCAAGGCCGTTGGCCAGCACCTGGCTCGTGGCGTCGTTGAGCCACAGCCGGGTGCGGTTGACGTCGGTCACCGCTTCGTCGCCCATGGGCGCAATCCGGCAGGCGTCATACCAGCGGTGATAGGCGCCGGCAATGACCTCCAGGTGGCGGGCCACCCGGTGCGGTTCGCGGAGCTCGGCGGCCTTGGCCACGATCGAAGGGTAGCTGCCCAGGTAGGAGAGCAGCTCGTTTTCAGTGGGGTGGTCAAGCAGCGAGGCGTCAAAGCTGTCCACGCCGTCCACCTGGCGCTCGACGCCCGCGGCCACGGCGTTCCGGGCAGCGCCGCGGGAGCGTGCATGGGCGTACTGCACGTAGAACACCGGGTTTTCATTGCTGTGCTTCTTCAGCAGCTCCGGGTCAAGGGTCAGCGGCGAATCCGCGGGGAAACGGGCCAACGAGTAGCGGACGGCATCCTTCCCGAGCCAGTCGATCAGGTCCTTGAGCTCAATGATGTTTCCGGCACGCTTGGACAGCTTGGCGCCGTTGACGGACACCAGCTGCCCGATCAGCACCTCGATGTGGACCTCGGGGTCGTCACCGGCGCACGCGGCAATCGCCTTGAGCCGGTTGATGTAGCCGTGGTGGTCGGCACCCAGGAGGTAGATCTTCTCGGTGAAGCCCCGGTCCTTCTTGGACAGGTAGTACGCGGCGTCGGCGGCGAAGTACGTCGGCTCGCCGTTGGCGCGGATCATCACGCGGTCCTTGTCGTCGCCGAAGTCCGTGGTGCGCAGCCACACCGCACCGCCGTCGTCGAACACGTGGCCCTGCTCGCGCAGGCGCGCCACGGCACTTTCGATCGCACCGGCGTCGTGCAGTTCCTGCTCGGAGAAGAACACGTCGAACTCCACGCCGAAGTCCGCAAGGGTGGCCTTGATGTCCTTCATCTGGGCCTCGTAGGCGGCGGCGCGGATCACCGGAAGGGCGGCAACCTCAGTCAGTTCACGGATGTCAGGGTGCTCTGTCAGTACCTCGTGCCCAAGGTCCGCGATGTACTGTCCGGGGTAGCCGCCGTCGGGCACCGGAAGTCCGTGCAACCGGTTGTAGACGGAATGCGCGAAGACGTTCATCTGCGTGCCGGCGTCATTGATGTAGTACTCGGCGGTGACCTCCGCGCCGGAGGCACGGAGTACGCGGGCGATCGAATCCCCCAGCGCTGCCCAGCGGGTGTGGCCGATATGCAGGGGCCCGGTGGGATTGGCGGAAACAAACTCCATGTTCACCGTGTGGCCGGCGAGCGCGGAGTTGGTGCCGTACTGCGCGCCGGCCTCGACAATCACCTTGGCCAGGGCGCCGGCGGCAGCCGCATCCACGGTGATGTTCAGGAACCCCGGCCCGGCGATGTCCACGGCAGCAACGCCGTCGATGGACTTCAGGCGGGTGCTGAGGATCGTGGCGAATTCACGCGGGTTGGTGCCCGCCTGCTTGGCGAGCTGGAGGGCAATGTTGGTGGCCCAGTCGCCGTGGTCCCGGTTCTTGGGTCGCTCCACGCGCACCTCATCAGGGACAGCTGATGCTGAAAGGGCGATGTCACCGGCAGCGACGGCGTCCTTCAGGCAGGCGGATATGGCGAGGGAGAGTTCTTCGGGAGTCACCCCTCTAGACTACCGGGGGCCGGTGACAGCAAGGGAATTCGGGGGCTTTGTGCGCCTTGGCGTTCCACAGGGAAACAGGAATCCGCACACAGGTTGAACCAATACGCTGGCTCTTGCGTTGACAAGGGCGTAGGCACTGAGCAGTTCCCTTCCCGAGTCCCCCGAATCCCTGACGAAACGAGAATGTTGATGAGACCCTCAGTCCGTAAAAGTGTTTACGCCGGAATCGCCGGCCTGTCCCTGGCGGGAACGGTGGCAGGTTGCGCACCCTCGGCCGGAAGCACCCCCGCTGCCGGTGGATCGACGCCGCCCGCCGGCGGCAGCGCTGCGGCAACGAGCCCCGCCGCCGCGGGAGCGTCAACACTGGCGGCCAGCGGGACAGAGTACAAGGACGGCACCTACAGCGCCGACGGCACCTATGTGTCGCCCAACGGTACCGAGACCGTGGGCGTGCAGCTTACCCTGGCCGCGGGGACCGTCACGGACGTCCAGATCACGCAGCACCCGTCCAACCCGAACACCCGCAAGTTCCAGGGCGAGTTTGCCGGCGGCATCGCGGCCCAGGTGGTTGGCAAGAACATCGACGAGCTCAATGTGTCCAAAGTCGCGGGCTCCTCGCTCACCAGCGGCGGTTTCAACAAGGCCCTGGAGCAGATCAAGTCGGAGGCACAGTAGGCCGTGCCGGACCGGGACCGGGAGGACTTCGCGTTTGAGGGGATCGGCACGCGCTGGCAGGTCTCAACGCCCCGGCTGCTCGATCCGGTCCTGCTGGCCCGGCTCCTCGCCGTAGTGGAACGGTTCGATGCCGACTGGTCCCGGTTCCGGGAGGATTCCCGCGTTACCGCCATGGCCAGGGAACCCGGCCGGTACGAGTTCCCTGCCGAGGCCGGTCCGCTCGGGCTGGTGTACCGGACCCTCTACCAGCTCACCGGCGGCGCAATGACGCCGCTTATCGGCACCAGCCTGGAGCGTTTGGGGTACGACGCCGGCTACTCACTTCAGCCTTCCGGCTCCCCGCTGCCGGCACCCGTTTGGGACGAGGTGCTGGATTGGGCGGGCACCACCCTCACCACGAAAGCTCCGGCCGTCCTGGACATCGGGGCCGCCGGCAAGGGCCTGCTGGTGGACCTGTTGGCGGCGGAACTTGAGGCGGGCGGCGTGACGGCGTTCATTATCGATGCCAGCGGAGACCTGTTGGTGCGTGGGCCGGATCCCGTTCCGGTGGCATTGGAACACCCCTACAACGCAGCCCAGGCCATCGGCGTGGTGCAGCTGTCCGGCCGGGCACTGTGTGCCTCTGCGGCAAACCGGCGCGCCTGGGGCGACGGCCTGCACCACGTCCTGGACGGCAGGACCGGCCGGCCGGTAAGGACCGCTGTGGCCACCTGGGCGCTGGCGGAAACCACAATGCTGGCCGATGCACTGGCAACGGCGCTCTTTTTCCTCCCCGGCGACGAATTGCAGCGGTCTTTTGATTTTTCCTGGTTGACGGTCTTCTCGGACGGAAGCGCAGCCCATTCCCAAGGATTTGAAGGGACACTGTTTTCATGAGCCCCGTCGAAACCCCCAGAACCGGGCCGGACCTGTCCATCGGCCGGCTGGATACCGTGCTGGGCCGGTACACCATGTACCGGCTGATCCTCCTGGTCCTGGCAACCTTGGCCGGATACAGCCTTGTGCTCGACGCCTTGGGCTGGCTGACGTTCGGCGTTCCGGAGATGCTGGGGCACCTGGTCCTGTGCCTGGGGCTGACCTACGCATCCAACAGGGCGCTGGCGGCACTGTTCCGGGTACGGCCGCACTCCGAGTCCTCGCTGATCACCGGGCTGCTGCTCTATTTCCTGTTCTGGCCCTCTTTCGCCCCAATGGACGTGGCGGGGGTGGCTTTGGCATGCGTGCTGGCATCGGCGTCGAAATACGCCCTCGCCTGGCGCGGAAGGCACGTGTTCAACCCTGCCGCCGCGGGTGCGTTCGTCACGGGCCTCACCGGCCTTAACATCGCCACCTGGTGGGCTGCCACGCCGGCCATGCTGTTGCTGCTGCTTCCGGGAGTCCTGCTGGTCCTGTACCGCACCCGGAAGTTCCTGATGGCCACGGTGTTCACCGTTGTTGCCGCCGCGATCATCACCGCCGAACTGCTCCAGGCCGGGCTGTCAGCGGGCATGGCCCTGTGGCAGTCCTTTGCCCAGCGGCCGCTGCTGTTCTTTGTTGGCTTCATGCTTACCGAGCCGCTGACGCTGCCGCCGCGGCGCTGGCAGCAACTCGCGTTGGCCGCAGTGGTGGGCGTTGTCTTCGCGGTCCCCTACAACGTCGGGTTCCTGGCCAATTCTCCGGAGGCGGCGCTGCTGCTGGGCAACCTGCTGGCTTTCCTGGCGGGCCAGCGCGGGAGCGTGACCCTCCGCCTTGCCGGAACCAGGGCGCTGACACCCAGCACCACGGAGTTCTCCTTCGAACCGTCGCGGCCGGTCCGCTTCGTGCCGGGGCAGTACATGGAGCTTGACCTGCCGCAGGTGAAGTCGGACAGGAAGGGCCGGCGCCGGGTATTCAGCCTGACGGGTTCACCGGACGAACGCCTGGTGAAGTTCGGCGTGCGGACTGCCGAGCCGGTATCCCCGGCGAAGCGCGTCCTCCTTTCACTGAAGCCCGGGGACAAAGTGACCGCCACCTCGGTGGGTGGAGACTTTGTCCTCCCCCGGAACCCACGGAAACCGGTACTGCTGATTGCCGCCGGAATAGGCATCACGCCCTACCTTTCACACCTGTCGTCCGGAGGATTGCGGGAACGGGACGCCGTGCTCCTCCTCCTTGCACGGAGCGCGGACGAGGTTGCCTATGCGGAGGAACTGCGGGCGGCGGGTATCCGGGTCCTGGTTCGCACTGCGGATGGTTCGGCGCCGCCGCCGGACCTGGCCACCGCCGCCTGGGACGGCACGCGGCTGGACGGCGAAGCCCTCCGTGCACTGGTACCGGACATCGCGGACCGGGACGTCTACGTCTCGGGATCACCGGCCAGCGTGGCGGCACTGCGACGTGCGGCCAGGCAGGCAGGGGCGCGCCGGATCCACGTGGACTCGTTCTCGGGCTACTGATTTCCCGCTCACTGGCATGCCCGGGGTGACGGGGCGGCCGCGATTTTCCCTTGCGGGCCACCTTCCTGCTAAGCTCTAGGACGTCCCGCCAGCAACGGCAGGAAACCCCGGATTGCCCTCGTAGCTCAGGGGATAGAGCGTCTGCCTCCGGAGCAGAAGGTCGTAGGTTCGAATCCTATCGAGGGCACCAGAAGAACCCCGTTACTTCAATGAAGTGGCGGGGTTTTCTGCTCCCCCTGGACTCCGCCCACTCCCCATGTAGGGTTCATTTCCCGGCGCGCCAGGAATCGATAACCACGGTGCCGCGCGGCGAGTCCAGGGTGGCGCTGAGTGGCGTGGAACTGGCCGCTTTTGCTGTGCCCGCCTTCACTCCTGGCATCTTCAAGACGGCGAGCGCTTCCTCAGGCACCCCGCGCAATACCAGCTCTTGGAGCGCCAAGGCCGTTTGCGGGAGATGGTCACATGGATGCGGTCCGGTCCATTCGATCAACGTCGGCAACGCGCCCCCGCATTCTGTGCGGCCATCCTCCCGTACCGTGATGAGCCACTTCAGCGTGCCATACGGCGAATCGCGCTGCACCGCCACTGGCACGCCGGGATCCAGGCCGCAGGTGGCCAGGCCTTGCCGCAGCGTTTCCAATGCGGCTGTCCGCGCAACTGCATGCACCAGCCGGGGCCGTTCGCGCACGGCCTCACGCAACGCTGGCTGGTCCAACCCGAACCAGCGGGGCCTGCCGGGTTCCGGCGCTCCGGGATCGACGGCGATGATCTCGAGATAGCACTGGGGGAAACGTTCTGTGCTGATGTCCATCACGTGATTATGTGTGCCCATCAAGGCGTGTTTGCCACCCCCGGAGGGCTGGACGCCGAACAGAGCCTCGCACCAGGCCGTGCCCTGCTCCAGCGAATCTGCCGCGATGACCAGGTGATCTATGCGCGCGTTCACAGGACGACTATAAACCCGGCCCCGCAACAGCGAGTCAGCGAAAAACGCGGCGACTACGTCCGTCAATATGCCGGCGGTTGTAGCGTTCAGGCTACTGCTACCGCACGTGAGCCTCCGCAGCATTGTCGGTGCCTCCTCGTAGTCTGAAAGCACCAAGTCGAGGGGGTACGCCATGCACGTTCCGTTCTGTTCCATTGTTCCGCCATACCTGCTGAGGCGGCTGGCCAAACAGGATGCGCCGGAGTTTTCGTCCGCGGCCAGGGCCGCCAAGGAAGCCCTGGGCCACGTGGAGTCGTTCCACTCAGCGCGGTCCCGGCCAGTGCCGGACGTTCCGGCAGGGATCCGCCAGGCGAAGCCGGGGCCGCCAAACCGGAGCATCTTCGACGCCGCCGGCTCGGAGGTCCTCCCCGGCCGGCTGGTCCGCAAGGAGGGTGAGGCCGCCACGGAGGACCCCGCTGCCGATGAGGCCTATGACGGGCTCGGCCACACGCACCGCCTGTACGCGGACGTGTTCGGACGCAACTCCATTGACGGACGGGGCCTGCCGCTGGACGCAACGGTCCACTTCGGCAAGCTCTACGACAACGCCTTTTGGGACGGCAAGCAGATGGTTTTCGGCGACGGCGACGGTGAGGTCTTCGAACGGTTCACCAAGTCCCTGAGCGTCATCGGCCACGAGCTGGCCCACGGCGTTACCCAGTATTCAGCCGCGCTTGCCTACCGGAACCAGGCGGGCGCCCTGAACGAATCAATGTCGGACGTCTTCGGTGCCCTGGTGGAGCAGTATGTCAGGAACCAGTCCACGGCCGAGGCCAGCTGGCTGATCGGTGAGGGCCTCTTCACGGCTGAGGTGCAAGGCAGTGCCTTGCGTTCCATGAAGGATCCCGGCACAGCGTACGACGACGATGTGCTGGGTAAGGACCCGCAACCGGACTCCATGGACACGTACGTCAGGACAAGCGCCGACAACGGCGGGGTCCACATCAACTCCGGGATCCCCAACCGCGCCTTCTACCTCGTGGCCGAGACGCTCGGGGGAAACGCCTGGGACTCCCCCGGGCGCATCTGGTACGAGACACTCACCGGCGGAACGCTGCCTCCCACGGCGACCTTCAGGGTCTTTGCGCGCGCCACGGTTGCGTCCGCCGTGGAACTCTACGGTTCCGGATCAACCGAGCATGACGCCGTCCAGAAGGCATGGGAAACTGTGAAGGTCAAGCTTTAACGGACGCCTGGCTGCCGTACTTCGGGGCGGCAGCCAGGCTGTAGGGCAAGCCCAAGGACCAGGCCATGAAGATCAGTGTTGAGCGCACCGGAGGAACCGCCGCGATACCAAGGGTGTGGACTGTGGAAGCCCAATCCAAGAGCGCCATCAGCCAG contains:
- a CDS encoding FAD:protein FMN transferase; translated protein: MPDRDREDFAFEGIGTRWQVSTPRLLDPVLLARLLAVVERFDADWSRFREDSRVTAMAREPGRYEFPAEAGPLGLVYRTLYQLTGGAMTPLIGTSLERLGYDAGYSLQPSGSPLPAPVWDEVLDWAGTTLTTKAPAVLDIGAAGKGLLVDLLAAELEAGGVTAFIIDASGDLLVRGPDPVPVALEHPYNAAQAIGVVQLSGRALCASAANRRAWGDGLHHVLDGRTGRPVRTAVATWALAETTMLADALATALFFLPGDELQRSFDFSWLTVFSDGSAAHSQGFEGTLFS
- the thrC gene encoding threonine synthase — its product is MAHQWRGVIREYADRLPVTESTKVITLGEGGTPLVHAQKLSELTGSEVYLKVEGMNPTGSFKDRGMTMAMTAAVASGAKAVVCASTGNTSASAAAYATAAGLKCAVLVPEGKISMGKLSQAIAHGATLLQVDGNFDNCLDIARKLGESYPVFLVNSVNPARIQGQKTGAFEIVDALGDAPDIHVLPVGNAGNITAYWKGYKEYSAPFESETAGTLPAVSTKTPVMWGFQAAGAAPFVAGHPITEPDTIATAIRIGNPASWDGAIGARDESGGLIDAVTDEEILNAHRWLSAREGVFVEPGSAAGVAGLLKKHAAGEVPSGKTIVITVTGHGLKDPQWALRTEDGSDVQPVKVPNDVVTVAAELGLEDK
- a CDS encoding homoserine dehydrogenase; amino-acid sequence: MTELRTLKVALLGCGNVGAQVARILIEDADALAARTGARLQLSGIAVRNVNAPRDVDLPQELFTTDAETLVKDADLVIELMGGIEPARTLILSALRNGACVVTGNKALLAQDGPTLYEEADKAGVQLSYEAAVAGAIPILRPIRDSLSGDRITRVLGIVNGTTNFILDQMDSTGAQFADALAEAQRLGYAEADPTADVEGHDAAAKAAILATLSFHTRFALENVHCEGITSVTAADIAAAKDAGFVIKLLAIAEKLTDADGNEGVSVRVHPTLLPREHPLAAVRGAFNAVFIEAENAGELMFYGQGAGGTPTASAVLGDLVSAARRLVLGGPQRTETTTGHVPALPIDAATTSYYIGLDVADQPGVLARIAQLFAEHGVSIEIMRQTIHKDAESNTESAELRIVTHRASEAALAATVEAVKGLDVINSVTSVLRVEGV
- the thrB gene encoding homoserine kinase, yielding METTLTVPAESAAAAPAVPAGQLVTVRVPATSANLGPGYDSLGLALSLHDTLTVETLGSGELQFDLSGEGAETLPRDASHLVVRALTEALHRLGFRHEGLRITADNVNPHGRGLGSSASAVVAAVTAANALVPEAARRGKDWILQLTSEMEGHPDNVAPAIFGGLALSWQNNDQYSSTRATVADSVIPVVAVPDFELSTEAARALLPASVGHHAAAMNAGRAALLIHALTAKPEFLLAGTEDYLHQSYRAEAMRPSAALIAALRTAGYAAVVSGAGPTVLVLADGEADAAAVVAFIEDFIAANTPDIAWRVLKLAVDVEGAKVEMHRR
- the argS gene encoding arginine--tRNA ligase; amino-acid sequence: MTPEELSLAISACLKDAVAAGDIALSASAVPDEVRVERPKNRDHGDWATNIALQLAKQAGTNPREFATILSTRLKSIDGVAAVDIAGPGFLNITVDAAAAGALAKVIVEAGAQYGTNSALAGHTVNMEFVSANPTGPLHIGHTRWAALGDSIARVLRASGAEVTAEYYINDAGTQMNVFAHSVYNRLHGLPVPDGGYPGQYIADLGHEVLTEHPDIRELTEVAALPVIRAAAYEAQMKDIKATLADFGVEFDVFFSEQELHDAGAIESAVARLREQGHVFDDGGAVWLRTTDFGDDKDRVMIRANGEPTYFAADAAYYLSKKDRGFTEKIYLLGADHHGYINRLKAIAACAGDDPEVHIEVLIGQLVSVNGAKLSKRAGNIIELKDLIDWLGKDAVRYSLARFPADSPLTLDPELLKKHSNENPVFYVQYAHARSRGAARNAVAAGVERQVDGVDSFDASLLDHPTENELLSYLGSYPSIVAKAAELREPHRVARHLEVIAGAYHRWYDACRIAPMGDEAVTDVNRTRLWLNDATSQVLANGLDLLGVSAPERM
- the lysA gene encoding diaminopimelate decarboxylase; its protein translation is MTAQDTTAGSPLAPAWLSVPADLNALQEPMWAKGVERNDDGELTVDGIPVSELQRKYGTPLFVMSENDFRARARAFSDAFNNAFADICGGVDVYYAGKSFLCTAVVRWVEEEGLRLDTASGGELAVAAKAGIPGADVALHGNNKSDGEIHRALDMKLGRIVVDSLSELIRVGAIAEHRGEKANVMLRLTPGVHAHTHEFIATAHEDQKFGLSMAADTTEQAGLSAAEEAVAAAAAHPGIELLGLHCHIGSQIFEPDGFAMAAEKLLRFLAAMQEKYSIVLPELDLGGGYGIAYTPVDTPRPAAEIAEAMAAVVRSTCAELGIDPPRISIEPGRAIVGSTTFTLYEVGTIKTVRVDAPAPSGASDGGNNVTYPRRYVSVDGGMSDNARPVLYDADYSAILASRTSAAAPQLSRVVGKHCESGDIVVRDVYLPEDVAAGDLLAVPGTGAYCWALSSNYNYLARPGVVAVRDGSARLIVRGETEEDLLNRDMGA